The Cyprinus carpio isolate SPL01 chromosome B17, ASM1834038v1, whole genome shotgun sequence genome has a window encoding:
- the LOC109055845 gene encoding transmembrane protein 179, whose protein sequence is MPMDNFIFAQCILYFLAFVFGFIAIVPLSENTEDFRGKCLLFTRGMWQNENITVSKQRFIIEEWGPQSSCSFITAVGIASLVLSAVQAWRLLFFICKGHDDSIFNAFLNLLISTLVVFAVFLSSTIVSVGFNLWCDAITEGGSMPSSCEDLQDTDLELGLDNSAFYDQFAIAQFGLWAAWLTWLGITVMAFLKVYHNYRQEDLVDSLIHEKEFLLGRSSRRCSDVVDEKSGMI, encoded by the exons ATGCCTATGGATAATTTCATATTCGCGCAATGCATCCTTTATTTTTTAGCCTTCGTTTTTGGCTTTATAGCTATAGTACCTCTATCGGAGAACACGGAGGATTTTCGCGGGAAATGTCTGCTTTTCACGCGGGGGATGTGGCAGAACGAGAACATCACGGTGTCTAAGCAGCGCTTCATCATTGAGGAATGGGGACCACAGTCCTCCTGCAGCTTCATCACCGCCGTCGGCATCGCGTCGCTCGTCCTGTCCGCCGTACAAGCCTGGAGGCTGCTGTTCTTCATCTGCAAAGGCCACGATGA cTCAATCTTCAATGCCTTCCTGAATCTGCTCATCAGCACATTGGTAGTGTTTGCTGTGTTCCTGTCCAGCACAATAGTCAGTGTGGGCTTCAATCTATGGTGTGATGCTATCACAGAAGGAGGCAGTATGCCCAGCAG CTGTGAAGATCTTCAGGACACTGATCTTGAACTAGGGTTGGACAACTCTGCTTTTTATGACCAGTTTGCCATAGCACAG TTTGGGTTGTGGGCGGCCTGGCTGACCTGGCTCGGTATCACCGTCATGGCCTTTCTGAAGGTCTATCATAACTACCGTCAAGAGGATCTGGTCGACAGCTTGATCCACGAGAAAGAGTTCCTACTCGGACGCTCGTCACGCCGGTGCTCTGATGTGGTAGATGAGAAAAGTGGCATGATATGA
- the cb17h14orf180 gene encoding nutritionally-regulated adipose and cardiac enriched protein homolog isoform X1: MLNGSREGLFELGRQLQQEGDSQAALHCFLSCLLGLTHVQSFHSLPNCLHQIAELYIDDKNYGKALQFIQAEKMFYEVALIELTSLQASTGSQEDGPLGTSGCLSQEELSEQATQAQDLERLAQLCIMSKRPHLALEYSGKATKIHQRAFGNDHPITARSLELLATVYAEIGKTEYTNSLGECVSTLSKRFSATESFSDALSSISHSHKDRHSELRHRKEPYIQQETPKTKVTNEKLPTSILKRSNMSNVESDLLRKRKTERRVRFREPEITVHDIPYYDCLGVYDTPQSRLHLTLLTCLFLLLSALGLALYCTDRRRPQRACEELQTALAVYLLQFKQIVWACWIWLTMQ, from the exons ATGCTGAACGGGAGCCGCGAGGGTTTGTTTGAACTGGGCAGGCAGCTCCAGCAGGAAGGAGACTCACAAGCTGCTCTGCACTGCTTTTTGAGCTGCCTGCTGGGACTCACACATGTGCAGAGCTTCCACTCGCTTCCCAACTGCCTGCATCAG ATCGCTGAACTCTACATTGATGACAAGAACT ATGGGAAAGCTCTACAGTTTATTCAGGCGGAGAAGATGTTTTACGAAGTGGCATTGATCGAGCTCACCTCACTGCAGGCCAGCACAG GGTCTCAGGAAGACGGACCATTGGGAACGTCAGGATGTCTGTCTCAAGAGGAGTTATCAGAACAGGCTACACAGGCCCAGGATCTTGAGAGACTGGCTCAGCTCTGCATCATGAGCAAAAG ACCTCACCTTGCTTTAGAATACAGTGGCAAG gcCACTAAAATCCACCAGAGGGCTTTTGGTAACGATCACCCTATCACAGCCCGGAGTCTGGAGCTGCTAGCCACTGTCTATGCAGAGATCGGCAAAACAGAATATACAA ATTCATTGGGAGAGTGTGTGTCGACTCTTTCCAAAAGGTTCTCAGCCACCGAGTCATTCAGTGACGCTCTGAGTAGCATCTCTCATAGCCATAAGGACAGACACTCTGAGCTGCGACACAGAAAAGAGCCATACATACAACAGGAAACTCCTAAAACAAAG GTCACAAATGAAAAACTGCCCACCTCTATTCTGAAAAGGTCCAACATGAGCAATGTGGAGTCAGACTTATTGCGCAAGCGAAAAACCGAGAGGCGGGTTCGCTTCAGAGAGCCGGAGATCACTGTTCATG ACATTCCATACTATGACTGTTTAGGAG TCTATGACACTCCCCAGAGCCGTTTGCACCTGACCCTGCTCACCTGCCTGTTCCTGCTTCTGTCTGCGCTGGGTCTAGCACTGTACTGCACGGACCGCCGGAGACCCCAGCGTGCCTGCGAAGAGCTGCAGACGGCACTGGCTGTGTACCTGCTTCAGTTCAAACAGATCGTCTGGGCCTGCTGGATCTGGCTGACCATGCAATGA
- the cb17h14orf180 gene encoding nutritionally-regulated adipose and cardiac enriched protein homolog isoform X2 encodes MLNGSREGLFELGRQLQQEGDSQAALHCFLSCLLGLTHVQSFHSLPNCLHQIAELYIDDKNYGKALQFIQAEKMFYEVALIELTSLQASTGSQEDGPLGTSGCLSQEELSEQATQAQDLERLAQLCIMSKRPHLALEYSGKATKIHQRAFGNDHPITARSLELLATVYAEIGKTEYTNSLGECVSTLSKRFSATESFSDALSSISHSHKDRHSELRHRKEPYIQQETPKTKVTNEKLPTSILKRSNMSNVESDLLRKRKTERRVRFREPEITVHVYDTPQSRLHLTLLTCLFLLLSALGLALYCTDRRRPQRACEELQTALAVYLLQFKQIVWACWIWLTMQ; translated from the exons ATGCTGAACGGGAGCCGCGAGGGTTTGTTTGAACTGGGCAGGCAGCTCCAGCAGGAAGGAGACTCACAAGCTGCTCTGCACTGCTTTTTGAGCTGCCTGCTGGGACTCACACATGTGCAGAGCTTCCACTCGCTTCCCAACTGCCTGCATCAG ATCGCTGAACTCTACATTGATGACAAGAACT ATGGGAAAGCTCTACAGTTTATTCAGGCGGAGAAGATGTTTTACGAAGTGGCATTGATCGAGCTCACCTCACTGCAGGCCAGCACAG GGTCTCAGGAAGACGGACCATTGGGAACGTCAGGATGTCTGTCTCAAGAGGAGTTATCAGAACAGGCTACACAGGCCCAGGATCTTGAGAGACTGGCTCAGCTCTGCATCATGAGCAAAAG ACCTCACCTTGCTTTAGAATACAGTGGCAAG gcCACTAAAATCCACCAGAGGGCTTTTGGTAACGATCACCCTATCACAGCCCGGAGTCTGGAGCTGCTAGCCACTGTCTATGCAGAGATCGGCAAAACAGAATATACAA ATTCATTGGGAGAGTGTGTGTCGACTCTTTCCAAAAGGTTCTCAGCCACCGAGTCATTCAGTGACGCTCTGAGTAGCATCTCTCATAGCCATAAGGACAGACACTCTGAGCTGCGACACAGAAAAGAGCCATACATACAACAGGAAACTCCTAAAACAAAG GTCACAAATGAAAAACTGCCCACCTCTATTCTGAAAAGGTCCAACATGAGCAATGTGGAGTCAGACTTATTGCGCAAGCGAAAAACCGAGAGGCGGGTTCGCTTCAGAGAGCCGGAGATCACTGTTCATG TCTATGACACTCCCCAGAGCCGTTTGCACCTGACCCTGCTCACCTGCCTGTTCCTGCTTCTGTCTGCGCTGGGTCTAGCACTGTACTGCACGGACCGCCGGAGACCCCAGCGTGCCTGCGAAGAGCTGCAGACGGCACTGGCTGTGTACCTGCTTCAGTTCAAACAGATCGTCTGGGCCTGCTGGATCTGGCTGACCATGCAATGA